A section of the Actinacidiphila sp. DG2A-62 genome encodes:
- a CDS encoding pentapeptide repeat-containing protein, translated as MRQASGEQRLTRDGQVTDRYTAAVANLGDNAEEVRIGGLYALQRIAQDSPRDAPTVVEVISAYVRSHPSRPESATGPGGPTNDLVAALSILARPLAASPAADLHGANLIGADLRGMDLEGADLRGVDLTGSYLSRVDLRGANLEGANLEGTDPTGADLEDANLRIVTLRGANLRGANLRAANLWQASMSGANLQDTNLTSANLDDVDLHAADLSGANLHGADLHAASLTEANLQGAHLVDANLHDADLTEADLHGADLTGADLTSANIPSIYTTPSSHPTPGETTTRSVR; from the coding sequence GTGCGGCAAGCCAGCGGCGAACAGCGCCTGACGCGTGACGGGCAGGTCACCGACCGATACACCGCAGCCGTGGCAAATCTCGGGGACAACGCCGAAGAGGTCCGGATCGGCGGCCTATACGCGCTGCAGCGCATCGCCCAAGACTCTCCGCGGGACGCCCCCACAGTGGTCGAGGTGATCTCTGCCTACGTCCGAAGTCACCCCTCCAGGCCCGAGAGTGCGACAGGGCCCGGTGGGCCGACGAACGACCTGGTCGCTGCCTTGAGCATCCTTGCCCGCCCCCTGGCCGCGAGCCCGGCTGCGGATCTGCACGGCGCGAACTTGATCGGTGCTGACCTGCGCGGTATGGACCTGGAAGGCGCAGACCTGCGCGGTGTCGACCTCACCGGCTCGTACCTGAGCAGAGTAGATCTGCGCGGCGCGAACCTCGAGGGAGCGAACCTGGAGGGTACGGATCCCACGGGGGCCGACCTGGAGGATGCGAATCTGCGCATCGTGACTCTCCGTGGCGCGAATCTGCGTGGTGCGAACCTACGCGCAGCAAACTTATGGCAGGCGTCGATGAGCGGCGCGAACCTGCAGGACACCAACCTGACCTCTGCAAACTTGGACGATGTCGATCTGCACGCTGCGGATTTGAGCGGCGCGAACCTGCACGGTGCCGACCTGCATGCCGCCAGCTTGACCGAAGCCAACCTGCAAGGAGCGCATCTGGTCGACGCGAATCTCCACGATGCAGACCTGACCGAGGCGGACCTACACGGCGCGGACCTGACCGGGGCGGATCTCACGAGCGCCAACATTCCCAGCATCTACACAACACCTTCGTCTCATCCCACGCCCGGCGAGACGACAACTCGCTCCGTTCGCTGA
- a CDS encoding ParB/RepB/Spo0J family partition protein, whose translation MSSKAERLGRGASFGSTERVSARRAAIAAVTGAPTEGVEPRHLPLKLISLNPDNPREELRAIEEMAETFQSVGQITAITIGTRDAYLKERPDRADDLEPGTDYVVIDGNRRLCAARFLGWETMPKIVIDDSLVTTDEQLLEAAFIANYQREDFTDLEEAEALRKLVAYYGSQRKAAARLGISQGVISQRLSLLELAPDLQADLAAGRRKVEHVRGLAKLAPEQQRKEADKRASASGRQRRAPAERNSPPAADSISRQEEKPVAVPAQSSGPSEPHLLVRQDGGVQPLLVPEVEWAHGDFSAPLVAARDIAQRFGPTDRRAIISFLLSVSDEEKKLDRARSTD comes from the coding sequence GTGAGCAGCAAGGCCGAACGGCTCGGCAGGGGCGCCTCCTTCGGCAGCACTGAACGTGTCAGCGCCCGCCGCGCCGCCATCGCCGCAGTCACCGGCGCCCCCACCGAGGGCGTCGAACCCCGCCACCTCCCCCTGAAGCTGATCAGCCTCAACCCCGACAACCCCCGCGAAGAACTCCGCGCCATCGAAGAGATGGCCGAGACGTTCCAGTCCGTCGGACAGATCACCGCCATCACCATCGGCACTCGCGACGCCTACCTCAAAGAACGTCCCGATCGCGCCGACGACCTCGAACCCGGCACCGACTACGTCGTCATCGACGGCAACCGGCGTTTGTGCGCCGCCCGCTTCCTGGGCTGGGAGACCATGCCCAAGATCGTCATCGATGACAGCCTGGTCACCACCGACGAACAGCTCCTCGAAGCCGCATTCATCGCCAACTACCAGCGTGAGGACTTCACCGACCTCGAAGAGGCTGAAGCCCTCCGCAAACTGGTCGCCTACTACGGCTCGCAGCGCAAGGCCGCCGCGCGCCTGGGCATCAGCCAGGGCGTCATCTCCCAGCGGTTGTCCCTGCTGGAGCTCGCGCCGGATCTACAAGCCGACCTCGCTGCCGGCCGTCGGAAAGTCGAGCACGTCCGAGGCCTCGCCAAGCTCGCCCCCGAGCAGCAGCGCAAGGAAGCCGACAAGCGCGCCAGCGCATCCGGCCGGCAACGCCGCGCGCCCGCCGAACGGAACAGCCCGCCGGCGGCGGACTCCATCTCCCGCCAGGAGGAGAAGCCCGTCGCCGTCCCCGCACAGAGCAGTGGCCCAAGTGAACCGCACTTGCTGGTCCGTCAAGACGGGGGTGTCCAGCCGCTCTTGGTGCCGGAGGTGGAATGGGCCCACGGCGATTTCAGCGCGCCTCTGGTGGCGGCGCGGGACATCGCTCAGCGCTTCGGACCGACCGATCGCAGGGCCATCATCTCCTTCCTGCTGAGCGTGTCCGACGAAGAGAAGAAGCTCGACCGGGCCCGCAGTACGGATTAG
- a CDS encoding sigma-70 family RNA polymerase sigma factor, whose translation MNEYGLRGRRPRRTKIVVEDTQPLDFQAFHTLYRGDYVRWAELYLGSRADAEDAVDGAMLELLAQWAKVLEQAEPAAYAWWLVKNRVKDAARDRDRRQKMADAIFATRSLYENVVDPIGELETTMALWQAIDALPERQHDVALMRLALGRTTRETAGVLGITEATVRSTLRDARRRLAEALGYDLKKGHDDARNVD comes from the coding sequence GTGAACGAGTACGGTCTGCGCGGCCGCCGGCCGCGCCGAACGAAGATCGTCGTGGAGGACACGCAGCCGCTGGACTTCCAGGCGTTCCACACCCTGTACCGGGGCGACTATGTCCGGTGGGCGGAGCTGTACCTCGGCTCGCGCGCCGATGCCGAGGACGCGGTCGACGGCGCCATGCTGGAACTGCTGGCGCAGTGGGCCAAGGTGCTGGAGCAGGCCGAGCCGGCGGCCTACGCCTGGTGGCTGGTGAAGAACCGCGTCAAGGACGCCGCCCGCGACCGCGACCGCCGGCAGAAGATGGCCGACGCCATCTTCGCCACCCGGTCGCTCTACGAGAACGTCGTCGACCCGATCGGCGAACTGGAGACCACCATGGCGCTCTGGCAGGCCATCGACGCCTTGCCCGAACGCCAGCACGACGTCGCCCTCATGCGCCTGGCCCTGGGCCGCACCACCCGCGAGACGGCCGGCGTCCTCGGCATCACCGAGGCCACCGTCCGCTCCACCCTCCGCGATGCCCGCCGCCGCCTTGCCGAGGCCCTCGGCTACGACCTGAAGAAGGGACACGACGATGCCCGCAACGTCGATTGA
- a CDS encoding ParA family protein: MATEVPQGDREKVVSKLPQSLRQELKVRAAQLTVGIQDAVSEGIAEWRALASTPSPIDTAGADSFSTWLPTGEWEAFQADCKTRGVSYIQGLAQSVRTWLDTHPSPGAVRPAIVRRFIVCNQKGGVGKTSVSAGLAEALAEDPDTLHPYRLTATAPGAPKQDILEAVGPGLRVLLVDFDPQTHLTKQLGAEPLPLDSDSLSKHMAGESKGKLADLVVPIENPRFGDRLHLLPGCQDGFLLDVRLSATRAREAALERALLPLEDDFDVIVIDCPPSLGLSMDAAVHYGRRRENEEPGASGILIVVQAEDSSADAYDLLTTQIEDLLADMQIDVDYLGIVVNLYDGRRGYIATSSLEEWIAIGDPRVVAVVPDVKEQKEAVRTKTPLLAYDPTCDQSAAYRGLAREVL; this comes from the coding sequence ATGGCTACCGAAGTCCCGCAGGGCGACAGAGAAAAAGTCGTCTCGAAGCTGCCTCAGTCGCTCCGTCAGGAGCTGAAGGTCCGTGCCGCCCAACTCACTGTCGGCATCCAGGACGCCGTCAGTGAGGGCATCGCCGAATGGCGGGCACTCGCGTCCACCCCTTCACCCATCGACACAGCCGGCGCCGACTCCTTCTCCACCTGGCTCCCCACAGGCGAGTGGGAGGCCTTCCAAGCCGACTGCAAGACCCGCGGAGTCTCCTACATCCAGGGCCTCGCCCAGTCCGTACGCACCTGGCTCGACACCCACCCCTCCCCCGGAGCCGTACGACCCGCAATAGTCCGCCGGTTCATCGTCTGCAACCAGAAAGGCGGCGTGGGCAAGACCAGCGTCAGCGCCGGCCTCGCGGAAGCCCTCGCCGAAGACCCCGACACCCTGCACCCGTACCGGCTCACCGCGACCGCTCCCGGCGCCCCCAAGCAGGACATCCTCGAAGCCGTCGGCCCCGGACTCCGCGTGCTCCTAGTCGACTTCGACCCCCAGACCCACCTCACCAAGCAACTCGGCGCGGAACCACTCCCCCTCGACAGCGACAGCCTCAGCAAGCACATGGCCGGCGAAAGCAAAGGCAAGCTCGCCGACCTGGTCGTGCCCATCGAGAACCCCCGCTTCGGCGACCGGCTGCACCTCCTGCCCGGCTGCCAGGACGGCTTCCTCCTGGACGTCCGCCTGTCCGCCACCCGCGCCCGCGAAGCAGCACTCGAACGCGCCCTCCTACCGCTGGAGGACGACTTCGACGTCATCGTGATCGACTGCCCGCCCAGCCTCGGCCTCAGTATGGACGCCGCCGTCCACTACGGCCGCCGCCGCGAGAACGAGGAACCCGGCGCCTCCGGCATCCTCATCGTCGTCCAAGCCGAGGACTCATCCGCGGACGCCTACGACCTCCTCACCACCCAGATCGAAGACCTTCTCGCAGACATGCAGATCGACGTCGACTACCTCGGCATCGTCGTCAACCTCTACGACGGCCGCCGCGGCTACATCGCTACGTCCTCCCTCGAGGAGTGGATCGCCATAGGGGATCCCCGCGTCGTCGCCGTCGTCCCCGACGTCAAGGAGCAGAAGGAAGCGGTTCGCACCAAGACCCCGCTCCTGGCCTACGACCCGACCTGCGACCAGTCCGCCGCCTACCGCGGCCTCGCCCGGGAGGTCCTGTGA
- a CDS encoding PIN domain-containing protein, which translates to MIIFDTNVLNLLPQDGPRADIIRKLRGSGHHRVAVPWMVLEEMAAHKAKLYLIKHRSAVEVLGKLRRELPWELQSSLEPLDLKRYLDHWRGIYSEIFEVIETSGDVALKALTREALALPPAKRADDHSEGARDVAIWFSILEFLKANPEQHVHFVTDNTSDFGDGTRYPYPMDEDLEGMEDRLTRLGSFDDVIAKFTKEVSGRDAKDAADRLLRSIAIRSQVSQTAVEILSSVTGFVGLGGADGKVRWQGWVAAPATELLSVTDVTGHEIEGEVWYTAKAQWLLYGAVDAGSDNADVEYIACVWQTKILFSADEDDQTPTLLTQDPPSLPDTDDKRCMEILQKLKEATAEAAQRVLHLLTTQSPGAAAYIAHQMAARPTATIAQITSADSASSLVQQLGAANLKLGGAGPLISSMPKSTLDIASFGIGKTIGEQFLTSMATKLDIASLMPHVDLAKSLTASWPKPVDIAGLGLGKTGANQLFASLAKNKLVGYSFLQEAGQPTSQDELEPSGGAEEEEQPEDQD; encoded by the coding sequence TTGATCATCTTCGACACGAACGTGTTGAACCTTCTCCCGCAGGACGGGCCGCGGGCCGACATCATCCGCAAGCTGCGAGGTTCGGGCCACCATCGAGTGGCCGTGCCGTGGATGGTGCTGGAAGAGATGGCTGCGCACAAGGCAAAGCTCTATCTCATCAAGCACCGATCCGCGGTGGAGGTTCTGGGGAAGCTGCGCAGAGAGCTCCCCTGGGAGTTGCAGAGCAGCCTTGAACCCCTGGACCTGAAGCGCTACCTGGATCATTGGCGCGGCATCTACAGCGAGATCTTCGAAGTGATCGAGACCAGCGGCGACGTCGCGCTCAAGGCGCTGACCCGAGAGGCGTTGGCACTTCCGCCGGCCAAGCGGGCCGATGACCACTCGGAGGGGGCACGGGACGTGGCCATCTGGTTCTCCATCCTGGAGTTCCTGAAAGCCAACCCCGAGCAGCACGTCCATTTCGTCACCGACAACACCAGCGATTTCGGGGACGGAACGCGCTATCCGTACCCGATGGACGAGGACCTGGAGGGCATGGAGGATCGGCTGACGCGGCTTGGGAGCTTCGACGACGTCATCGCCAAGTTCACCAAAGAAGTCTCCGGCCGGGACGCGAAAGACGCCGCCGATCGACTGCTGCGGTCGATCGCCATCAGGTCTCAGGTGTCACAGACCGCAGTTGAGATCCTCAGCTCGGTGACAGGGTTCGTGGGTCTTGGGGGCGCCGACGGCAAGGTGCGATGGCAGGGCTGGGTGGCAGCGCCTGCGACCGAACTGCTCAGCGTCACTGACGTCACCGGCCACGAGATTGAGGGCGAAGTCTGGTACACGGCCAAGGCGCAGTGGCTGCTGTACGGAGCCGTGGATGCGGGCAGCGACAACGCCGACGTCGAATACATCGCGTGCGTGTGGCAGACGAAGATCCTCTTCTCCGCTGATGAGGACGACCAGACTCCCACCCTGCTCACGCAGGACCCGCCCTCGCTGCCTGACACGGACGACAAGCGGTGCATGGAGATCCTGCAGAAGCTGAAAGAAGCGACTGCCGAGGCTGCCCAGCGTGTCCTGCACCTGTTGACGACCCAATCGCCCGGTGCCGCCGCTTACATCGCCCATCAGATGGCGGCCAGGCCAACTGCGACCATCGCACAGATCACGAGCGCCGACAGTGCCAGCAGCCTCGTGCAGCAGTTGGGAGCAGCCAACCTCAAGCTCGGCGGGGCTGGCCCTCTGATCAGCTCCATGCCGAAATCCACGCTCGACATCGCCAGCTTCGGAATCGGCAAGACCATAGGCGAACAGTTCCTGACGTCCATGGCGACCAAGCTCGACATCGCCAGTCTCATGCCGCACGTGGACCTGGCGAAGTCCCTCACCGCCTCGTGGCCCAAGCCCGTCGACATCGCCGGCCTCGGGCTCGGCAAGACCGGGGCGAACCAGCTCTTCGCGTCCCTAGCGAAGAACAAACTCGTGGGCTACTCGTTCCTGCAGGAGGCGGGCCAGCCGACGTCACAAGATGAGCTTGAGCCCAGCGGCGGCGCGGAGGAAGAGGAGCAGCCCGAGGATCAAGACTGA